A single window of Sporosarcina sp. Marseille-Q4943 DNA harbors:
- a CDS encoding PilW family protein: MMRKQNGMTLVEVLATLLISSLVIMLVWTTVTISMKHNIVETKKLQMQQEVNYIITDLQNIHRKSKNVCYQIKEEDGMWKIVECLNGDTISTYFNPKFNYELSGYPDMIFTKQKEAMNAGRAYSPSYSLSVKVSSLDDKGPILEISTTISRFDEQQ, from the coding sequence ATGATGAGAAAGCAAAATGGTATGACGCTGGTAGAAGTGCTAGCCACACTCCTCATTTCCTCCCTTGTCATTATGCTAGTCTGGACAACGGTCACGATTAGTATGAAACATAATATTGTAGAAACCAAAAAACTTCAAATGCAGCAAGAAGTAAATTATATCATCACAGATTTGCAGAATATACATAGGAAATCAAAAAACGTATGCTATCAGATAAAAGAAGAAGATGGGATGTGGAAAATTGTCGAGTGTTTAAACGGCGACACGATTTCGACTTACTTTAATCCGAAATTCAATTATGAACTATCAGGATATCCTGATATGATTTTCACAAAACAAAAAGAAGCCATGAATGCTGGAAGGGCTTACTCACCGTCATATTCACTCTCAGTGAAAGTATCAAGTTTGGACGATAAGGGACCAATTTTGGAAATTTCAACAACTATATCACGATTTGATGAACAACAGTAA
- a CDS encoding VanW family protein, translating into MSRKTIFLSIASFVVGIGFLSSGVFANNSFSIGRNFDNHTFVGPFNISNNKTKQAKLKLASDLTQLQSKAEVNLIYQDIKFFLRPETITFDIDMTLANANSGEDNPIIANVSREGLATVLGQELPRIHFTEDAIDLIAAGIEKELQTGIMPRNVHITDYLGVIEIPNEVVASSEYSIDAILPSSSKAIHALDSMVILPFESFSMMELLTSPEVGPLSDEEMTLLSSILYSAILQTNFHIDERNISSVISPNIQPGFEAAMNQTLGLDFKFTNPNKTEFNIRASWSAGVIHLSIEGQPFYYTYEPSISNIESYKPRTVRQYSAFVNDGQVVVSQEGNEGVEAVVTRTLSVDGQVVDTENISEDFYAPVHRIEIHPLSKGNASGTDSTDGVETDITQNGGTDAETGTGTSNPGEMESDSSGTIDQNRNDETKKEEVIYDKSGLPIGK; encoded by the coding sequence ATGAGCCGTAAAACGATATTCCTTTCAATTGCCAGTTTCGTAGTTGGTATTGGTTTTTTATCCAGTGGTGTTTTTGCTAATAACTCATTCTCCATAGGAAGGAATTTTGACAATCACACCTTCGTCGGTCCTTTTAATATTTCCAACAATAAAACCAAACAAGCGAAGTTAAAACTAGCATCAGATTTAACACAGCTACAGTCCAAAGCAGAGGTGAACCTGATTTACCAGGATATCAAATTCTTTCTTCGGCCTGAAACAATTACATTCGATATCGATATGACTCTTGCGAACGCGAATTCCGGAGAAGACAATCCAATCATCGCAAATGTTTCCCGAGAAGGGTTGGCGACTGTGCTTGGTCAGGAACTGCCACGTATTCACTTTACGGAGGATGCAATTGATTTGATTGCTGCAGGAATTGAAAAAGAATTACAAACAGGTATCATGCCAAGAAATGTCCATATTACAGACTATCTTGGAGTGATTGAGATACCGAATGAGGTAGTGGCGTCATCAGAATATAGCATTGATGCAATATTACCATCTTCGTCTAAAGCGATACATGCTCTTGACAGTATGGTCATTCTGCCTTTCGAGTCGTTTTCGATGATGGAATTGCTGACAAGCCCTGAAGTTGGACCGCTTAGTGATGAGGAGATGACATTGCTTTCTTCTATACTATACAGCGCAATTTTACAAACCAATTTCCATATTGATGAGCGGAATATTAGCTCGGTCATATCTCCAAATATTCAACCAGGTTTCGAAGCGGCTATGAATCAGACGCTCGGCCTCGACTTTAAGTTCACGAATCCGAACAAGACGGAATTCAACATTCGTGCGTCTTGGTCAGCTGGAGTTATTCACCTCTCGATAGAGGGCCAGCCATTTTATTACACATACGAACCTTCTATTTCAAATATTGAATCGTATAAACCAAGAACTGTTCGACAATATAGTGCGTTTGTCAATGATGGACAAGTCGTTGTTTCACAGGAAGGTAACGAGGGTGTGGAAGCGGTTGTGACACGTACGCTTTCTGTCGATGGGCAGGTCGTTGACACAGAGAATATTTCCGAAGACTTTTATGCTCCGGTTCACCGTATTGAAATCCATCCATTATCTAAAGGGAATGCTTCAGGGACGGACAGCACTGATGGCGTGGAAACTGACATTACACAAAATGGTGGAACAGATGCTGAAACAGGAACTGGAACATCCAACCCAGGAGAAATGGAGTCAGATAGCTCAGGAACTATAGATCAAAACAGAAATGATGAGACGAAAAAAGAGGAAGTCATCTACGATAAAAGCGGCCTTCCGATAGGGAAATGA
- a CDS encoding GspE/PulE family protein, whose product MATARKRLGDLLVESGLITDTQLQTALEEKPRDQKLGDALLQRGYITEQQLIEVLEFQLGIPHVNLFRYPFDPKLFNVVPKEFAKRNLLVPLKAEGDRLFVAMSDPMDYLAVDDLRLSTGFHIETAIASKDDILRTISKYYEDELLEDFFIEQPEETREQQDELTDLDSPIVRLVNQLLSSAITQKASDIHIDPQEHQVVIRFRVDGMLKTERYLPKHMQAMLTARIKIMSSLDITEHRVPQDGRIKATIDFRPIDLRVSTLPTVFGEKVVMRILDLSSSLNDLKKLGFSPVNLERFMKEIERPNGIVLISGPTGSGKSSTLYAALNKLNKEEVNIITVEDPVEYQLEGINQIQVNPAVGLTFANGLRSILRQDPDIVMVGEIRDRETVEIAIRASLTGHLVLSTIHTNDSIASITRLIDMGVEPFLVTASVNAIIAQRLIRRVCRDCGREMPASNREKEIFAKRGKEINTIVRGPGCAACNMTGYRGRVAIHEVLIINDEMREVINNHGTPAMLREIALRNETVFLIDDGLEKVKQGITTTEEVLRVSLIE is encoded by the coding sequence ATGGCGACAGCACGTAAACGATTGGGCGATCTGCTCGTTGAATCTGGACTCATTACTGATACGCAGTTGCAAACCGCATTGGAGGAAAAGCCGCGGGATCAAAAACTCGGAGATGCACTTCTTCAAAGAGGATATATTACTGAGCAGCAATTAATTGAAGTGCTGGAATTCCAGCTTGGGATTCCCCACGTCAATCTATTCAGGTATCCATTTGACCCGAAGCTGTTCAATGTCGTTCCGAAAGAATTTGCGAAGCGGAATCTACTTGTTCCTTTGAAAGCGGAAGGGGACAGACTGTTTGTCGCGATGTCGGACCCGATGGATTATTTGGCTGTCGACGACTTGCGTTTGTCGACGGGGTTCCATATTGAAACGGCAATCGCTTCAAAAGATGATATTTTACGGACAATTTCAAAGTATTACGAAGATGAATTGTTGGAAGACTTTTTCATAGAGCAACCGGAGGAAACGAGAGAGCAGCAAGATGAACTGACTGACCTTGATTCTCCGATTGTTCGCCTCGTCAATCAGTTATTGTCATCGGCGATTACACAGAAGGCGAGCGATATCCATATAGATCCACAAGAGCATCAAGTCGTTATCCGTTTTAGGGTTGATGGAATGCTCAAGACGGAACGGTATTTGCCGAAGCATATGCAAGCGATGCTTACCGCGCGAATTAAAATTATGTCGTCTCTTGATATTACGGAACATCGTGTACCGCAGGATGGCAGGATAAAAGCGACAATCGATTTTCGACCGATTGATCTGCGGGTGTCGACGCTTCCTACTGTATTCGGAGAGAAAGTCGTCATGCGTATTTTGGATTTGAGCAGCTCGTTGAATGACTTGAAGAAATTAGGTTTTAGTCCTGTGAACTTGGAGCGGTTCATGAAGGAAATCGAACGGCCGAATGGGATTGTGTTAATCTCCGGTCCGACCGGCTCGGGTAAGTCGTCCACGCTATATGCAGCTTTGAATAAATTGAATAAAGAAGAAGTGAATATTATTACCGTAGAAGATCCGGTTGAATATCAACTGGAAGGCATCAATCAAATTCAAGTGAATCCGGCAGTCGGCCTCACGTTCGCGAACGGTTTGCGATCGATTTTGAGGCAGGATCCAGACATTGTCATGGTCGGTGAAATTCGTGACCGTGAAACCGTTGAAATTGCAATCCGTGCGTCATTGACGGGTCATCTCGTCCTAAGCACGATTCATACGAATGACTCCATCGCGTCAATTACGAGATTGATTGACATGGGGGTTGAACCGTTCCTCGTGACGGCTTCCGTGAATGCGATTATCGCCCAGCGGCTGATCCGCCGTGTTTGCCGGGATTGTGGAAGAGAAATGCCGGCGTCAAATCGGGAAAAAGAGATTTTTGCAAAACGCGGCAAAGAGATTAATACAATTGTTCGGGGACCTGGATGTGCGGCTTGCAATATGACTGGATATCGTGGAAGGGTCGCCATTCATGAAGTGCTCATTATTAACGATGAAATGCGTGAGGTCATTAATAACCACGGCACGCCGGCAATGCTGAGGGAAATTGCGTTGCGGAATGAGACTGTATTTTTGATTGATGATGGACTGGAGAAAGTGAAGCAGGGAATTACCACGACGGAAGAAGTTTTACGTGTTTCACTTATTGAATAG
- a CDS encoding type IV pilus twitching motility protein PilT codes for MNETIDLILEKAFELKASDIHLTVGVPPVFRIHGELKRYGGDAVDESFTDEAAKSTIPEKLYGAFMKSGQIDYSYELKGVARFRVNAFQQRGSISLAFRTIPTIIPSIDELQVPGILKSLAETPQGLILVTGPTGSGKSTTLAAMIRYMNETMRKHIITLEDPIEYVHSHQSSIIDQREVGFDTSSFADGLRASLRQDPDVILVGEMRDLETISTAITAAETGHLVLATLHTWSAASTIDRIIDVFPHGQQSQIRVQLAGVLTAVLSQRLFQTVDRKGRRVATELMINNSAISNLIRSEKVHQIPNVIQTSRSMGMHMMDSSVKQLLDRGLISYEAAVPYIEGDD; via the coding sequence ATGAATGAAACAATAGACTTAATATTAGAAAAAGCATTTGAATTGAAAGCTTCCGATATCCACTTGACGGTCGGCGTGCCACCTGTATTCAGGATCCACGGGGAGTTGAAGCGTTATGGGGGAGATGCCGTAGATGAATCTTTCACCGATGAAGCAGCTAAATCAACCATCCCTGAAAAGTTATACGGGGCATTCATGAAGAGTGGACAAATCGACTATTCTTATGAATTAAAAGGAGTTGCCCGTTTCCGTGTAAATGCATTCCAGCAGCGCGGTTCCATTTCGCTAGCCTTTCGGACTATCCCGACGATCATTCCATCAATTGATGAATTGCAAGTGCCCGGGATATTGAAGTCATTAGCGGAAACTCCCCAAGGTCTCATATTAGTAACGGGGCCGACAGGTTCGGGAAAGTCGACGACGCTGGCGGCGATGATCCGCTATATGAATGAAACGATGCGCAAACATATCATCACTCTCGAAGATCCGATTGAATATGTTCATTCCCATCAGTCTTCAATTATTGATCAGCGGGAAGTCGGCTTCGATACAAGTTCATTCGCGGATGGATTACGTGCGTCCTTACGACAGGATCCCGATGTAATTCTAGTTGGGGAGATGCGGGATCTTGAAACGATTTCGACAGCTATCACTGCGGCGGAAACAGGGCATCTAGTTCTTGCGACGCTTCATACTTGGAGTGCGGCTTCGACAATTGACCGAATCATAGACGTCTTCCCGCACGGACAGCAATCCCAAATCCGTGTCCAGTTGGCTGGCGTGTTGACGGCTGTATTGTCCCAACGGCTGTTTCAGACAGTGGACCGGAAAGGTAGAAGAGTTGCAACTGAATTGATGATCAACAATTCAGCGATTTCTAATTTGATTCGTTCGGAAAAAGTCCATCAAATTCCGAATGTCATACAGACAAGTCGGTCAATGGGGATGCATATGATGGATAGTTCAGTCAAACAGCTTCTTGACCGAGGACTCATATCATACGAGGCGGCAGTGCCGTATATCGAAGGTGATGATTGA
- a CDS encoding type II secretion system F family protein has protein sequence MARFKYEGRDARSKRSGVIVAVNKREAALKLKNQGIRVTNLTEQAETVLTKEIHLGKPIKRIQFIMFLRQFSTLLRAGVTIVESIRILSLQVESKPFQKILISIGDDLRGGGSLSDTLMKHPKAFEPLVINMIKAGEMSGTVDDSLDRLADHYEKAHMTKQKVISAMSYPIVVGIVAIGVVIFLLTFVVPMFVDLFASVGGELPWLTQFVLKASGFMVSYWYFFILLVAAITVGILMMRNNKEGKYLLDSFLLRLPIFGDLMKKSALATLTRTLSSLFASSVPILQALSMTEKIVENEVISRVVGESRQSLERGGSLTEPMSDHWAFPPLIPHMIAIGEQTGSLDAMLAKVADFYEKEVDASTDRLKALIEPFMIVLLAGLVGTIVLSILLPMFSLFTEIDNM, from the coding sequence ATGGCCCGCTTTAAATATGAAGGCCGTGATGCAAGGTCGAAGAGATCAGGTGTAATTGTCGCCGTGAATAAACGGGAAGCTGCATTGAAATTGAAGAACCAAGGAATTCGCGTAACCAATCTGACCGAACAAGCCGAAACGGTGCTCACGAAAGAAATCCATCTTGGAAAACCAATCAAGCGGATTCAATTCATCATGTTCCTACGACAATTTTCGACGTTGCTCCGGGCAGGCGTAACCATCGTGGAATCAATTCGTATTCTTTCATTGCAAGTCGAATCAAAACCATTCCAAAAAATATTGATTTCTATCGGAGATGACCTTCGGGGCGGTGGTTCGTTATCGGATACGTTGATGAAACATCCGAAGGCGTTCGAGCCATTGGTCATCAACATGATCAAAGCCGGGGAGATGTCCGGTACAGTCGATGATTCATTGGACAGGCTAGCAGACCACTACGAAAAAGCACATATGACGAAGCAAAAAGTCATTTCTGCGATGTCTTATCCGATTGTAGTTGGGATTGTAGCAATAGGCGTCGTCATTTTCCTGTTGACCTTTGTCGTCCCGATGTTCGTTGACCTTTTCGCAAGTGTCGGAGGAGAGCTTCCATGGCTAACACAGTTTGTGTTGAAGGCAAGTGGTTTCATGGTGAGTTATTGGTATTTTTTCATTCTACTAGTGGCTGCAATAACGGTTGGCATATTGATGATGCGCAACAACAAGGAAGGGAAGTATTTGCTTGATTCATTCCTGTTGCGGCTTCCGATTTTTGGCGATTTGATGAAAAAGTCGGCATTAGCTACATTAACGAGGACGCTTAGTTCTTTATTCGCGAGTTCGGTGCCGATCTTGCAAGCATTATCCATGACGGAGAAGATTGTGGAAAATGAAGTTATCTCACGCGTCGTAGGTGAATCGAGACAGTCACTCGAGCGAGGGGGCTCATTGACGGAGCCAATGTCGGACCATTGGGCATTTCCGCCGTTAATTCCACACATGATTGCAATCGGGGAGCAGACCGGGTCGCTTGACGCAATGCTCGCAAAAGTGGCGGACTTCTACGAAAAAGAAGTCGACGCATCTACAGACAGGCTTAAAGCACTGATCGAACCATTTATGATTGTCCTATTAGCAGGATTAGTTGGCACGATAGTACTTTCGATTCTGTTGCCGATGTTTAGTTTATTTACGGAAATAGATAATATGTAA
- a CDS encoding prepilin-type N-terminal cleavage/methylation domain-containing protein, whose amino-acid sequence MKKLLQKRLKNEKGLTLVELLAVIVILGIIAAIAVPAIGGIIENSRVKAIKADALNALSAADLYFIDKEIKEDDKPSVKVSELVSSGYLDNAGAFETDEDAAVTISATDSKTIKAFSGSGTNSSVSLEFTNATKEDINKATEVKSGGAIPPKEQ is encoded by the coding sequence ATGAAAAAATTGTTACAGAAACGTTTGAAAAACGAAAAAGGGTTAACGCTTGTCGAGCTTTTGGCGGTAATCGTAATTTTGGGGATTATTGCAGCGATTGCAGTACCTGCCATTGGTGGAATTATTGAAAATTCTAGAGTTAAAGCTATTAAGGCTGATGCTTTAAATGCACTGTCAGCCGCTGATTTATATTTTATAGATAAAGAGATAAAAGAAGACGATAAGCCGTCAGTTAAAGTAAGTGAATTAGTATCTTCTGGATATCTAGATAATGCAGGTGCGTTTGAGACTGATGAAGATGCAGCTGTAACTATAAGTGCTACAGATTCAAAGACAATAAAAGCGTTTTCAGGTTCTGGAACGAACTCGAGTGTATCACTTGAATTTACCAATGCAACGAAAGAAGATATTAATAAAGCAACAGAGGTTAAAAGTGGGGGAGCAATACCACCAAAAGAACAGTAA
- the pilM gene encoding type IV pilus biogenesis protein PilM: MPLFNRRKQPATLTIEDDAVRFVRLKSTEPLVVDVAEEVALPPNTVVEGKIVDAEALVVILEGTLKEWGIARRDVQFLAPDTYVMIRKVPYPEDVQPDELKGHFFIEIGSTIYLPFDDPVFDVVPCTLNVESKEAILIASKESILDKYEEVLKTVKLNPVVADIGPLALYRLAYKMYEFDGHEHVLIADMHDGVLTVSIFHKHYPLFMRPVDLSQSADLSIVADVHADPRSITPTTIVMELEKLMNFYRYNLHNGNASITHLLVNGEYSEMDSLLSAIRERFSIQAERLLKRPLELQDGRQLPATFNRTIGLALKEV; the protein is encoded by the coding sequence ATGCCACTATTCAACCGCCGAAAACAGCCGGCCACTCTCACAATTGAAGATGATGCCGTCCGGTTTGTCCGGTTGAAGTCGACAGAGCCGCTCGTCGTGGATGTTGCGGAGGAAGTTGCGCTTCCTCCGAACACGGTCGTCGAGGGAAAGATTGTCGATGCGGAGGCGCTTGTGGTCATTTTGGAAGGGACTTTGAAGGAGTGGGGCATCGCGAGGCGCGATGTCCAGTTCCTTGCTCCTGATACATATGTAATGATCCGTAAAGTGCCATATCCGGAAGATGTACAGCCGGATGAGTTAAAGGGGCATTTCTTCATCGAAATAGGTTCAACGATTTATTTGCCGTTCGATGATCCGGTTTTCGACGTTGTCCCATGTACGTTGAACGTGGAGAGCAAAGAGGCGATATTAATTGCATCGAAGGAAAGCATATTGGACAAGTACGAAGAAGTGCTGAAAACGGTGAAGCTTAATCCGGTCGTTGCGGATATCGGACCGCTCGCTCTTTACCGACTTGCTTACAAAATGTATGAATTTGACGGGCATGAGCATGTCCTTATCGCCGATATGCATGATGGTGTATTGACCGTGTCGATTTTTCATAAACATTACCCGCTATTCATGCGGCCTGTCGATCTATCGCAATCAGCGGATCTCTCGATTGTTGCGGACGTCCACGCAGATCCTCGTTCCATCACGCCGACAACGATTGTGATGGAACTTGAGAAGCTGATGAACTTTTATCGATATAATTTACATAACGGAAATGCATCCATTACTCACTTGCTTGTCAATGGCGAATACAGTGAAATGGATAGCTTATTGTCGGCCATACGGGAACGTTTTTCCATCCAAGCGGAACGTTTGCTGAAAAGGCCGTTGGAGCTTCAAGATGGACGACAATTGCCCGCAACTTTCAACCGGACGATCGGGTTGGCTTTGAAAGAGGTGTAG
- a CDS encoding PilN domain-containing protein, with protein MLVDINLLPEKERERSTLLIAALVILGAAILFWATLFLLSLSLSQETARVETQIASLHVSQEAIREDIKPSSHADDREKLASTVEWAEGYRFATLPLLREMVALLPERGFFVSFEFTAPHESAVTVQFDDKSDAAYYLTRIKSSTVVSSATMESLVAVSHDEESDLHTLPRFEATYLIEYVDDRGVVVEVEETIETDGQEGDSDE; from the coding sequence ATGCTCGTTGATATTAATCTATTGCCTGAAAAGGAGAGGGAGCGTTCGACGCTCCTCATTGCTGCACTCGTTATTTTAGGTGCGGCTATTCTTTTTTGGGCAACTCTTTTTCTTCTATCCCTATCCTTATCACAGGAGACGGCTCGGGTGGAAACGCAGATCGCCTCTTTGCATGTAAGCCAGGAGGCGATCCGGGAAGATATTAAACCCTCATCTCATGCAGATGACCGGGAGAAACTCGCTTCGACCGTCGAATGGGCGGAAGGGTACCGGTTCGCTACTTTGCCTTTACTGCGTGAAATGGTCGCTTTATTGCCGGAGAGAGGGTTTTTTGTCTCGTTCGAATTCACCGCACCTCATGAGTCGGCGGTTACTGTCCAATTCGATGATAAATCCGATGCGGCATACTATTTGACGAGGATCAAATCGTCGACAGTTGTATCCTCCGCAACGATGGAGTCGTTAGTCGCTGTGAGTCACGATGAGGAAAGTGACTTACATACACTTCCACGATTCGAAGCGACTTATCTTATCGAATACGTAGATGACCGTGGTGTTGTTGTCGAAGTGGAAGAAACGATAGAAACGGATGGGCAGGAGGGTGACTCCGATGAGTAA
- a CDS encoding pilus assembly protein PilO produces MSNMTKRQKELGLLVLAIVFLIVLAAYAYFQIYAPAKETNERATQTLANERDILFALQRQEAQQRPAATSGSRPLQEKLPVKPLEDLILLQVQKAEVKSNTFVHEVNFSLEDTIIENPPEQVENVQAVIVEVRLQADAYSQIDRFIEEIESMNRIFVLNRIEFTAPEEVTTFEQKSGLMELSIAFHAFFRPDLGNLEEEAPKVDAPVPAGKEDPTPVNQIPGLGDSE; encoded by the coding sequence ATGAGTAATATGACAAAACGTCAGAAGGAGTTGGGGCTCCTCGTTTTGGCGATTGTATTTTTAATTGTCCTCGCTGCGTATGCTTATTTTCAAATCTATGCTCCAGCAAAAGAAACAAATGAAAGGGCAACGCAGACGTTGGCGAATGAAAGGGATATTCTCTTTGCACTTCAGAGGCAAGAAGCACAGCAACGTCCTGCAGCAACGTCTGGCTCGCGTCCTTTGCAGGAGAAGCTGCCTGTGAAGCCGCTGGAAGATCTCATTCTTCTCCAAGTGCAAAAAGCTGAAGTGAAGTCCAATACCTTCGTGCATGAAGTGAATTTCTCGCTCGAAGATACGATAATTGAAAACCCGCCAGAACAAGTTGAAAACGTTCAAGCAGTCATTGTAGAAGTGCGTTTGCAGGCAGATGCATACAGTCAAATCGATCGGTTCATCGAAGAGATCGAATCGATGAATCGGATCTTCGTCCTAAATCGTATCGAATTCACTGCCCCTGAGGAAGTGACGACATTCGAACAGAAGAGCGGTCTCATGGAACTTTCTATCGCTTTCCATGCGTTTTTCAGGCCTGATTTGGGGAATCTTGAGGAGGAAGCGCCGAAAGTGGACGCGCCGGTGCCGGCGGGTAAAGAGGATCCAACGCCGGTTAATCAAATTCCTGGATTGGGTGATAGTGAATGA
- a CDS encoding A24 family peptidase, whose amino-acid sequence MNVVWITLFFIYGSIFGSFFNVVGLRVPKKESIVSPPSHCTNCSRKLRPLDLIPICSYIALRGKCRGCGQKISPMYPLMEFVTGVLFAFTYYQIGFSFELIIALLFVSLLVIITVSDLTYMIIPDKVLLPFAIALLILRWVIPTSPWWDSLLGAAVGFIILFFIAVVSKGGMGGGDIKLFFVIGLVLGTMNTLLTLFFASLIGSVVGIYVLKKTGKGRKTPVPFGPSIAVAAVISYFFGADFVEWYQQLFI is encoded by the coding sequence ATGAATGTTGTCTGGATAACTCTATTTTTCATTTATGGAAGCATCTTCGGCTCTTTTTTCAACGTTGTCGGCCTTCGCGTACCTAAAAAGGAGTCGATCGTATCTCCGCCTTCCCATTGCACAAACTGCAGTCGGAAGCTACGTCCGCTCGACTTAATACCAATATGCTCTTATATTGCGCTGCGTGGAAAATGTAGAGGGTGCGGACAAAAAATTAGCCCGATGTATCCGCTGATGGAATTCGTGACGGGAGTCTTATTCGCTTTTACATACTATCAGATCGGTTTCAGTTTTGAATTAATCATTGCGTTGCTGTTCGTTTCACTTCTCGTTATCATCACAGTATCGGATCTGACTTATATGATCATCCCCGACAAAGTGCTTCTGCCTTTCGCCATCGCTTTGTTAATACTCCGGTGGGTCATACCGACGTCGCCATGGTGGGATAGCCTGTTAGGAGCGGCAGTCGGTTTTATCATACTGTTTTTTATCGCTGTCGTGTCGAAAGGCGGAATGGGCGGCGGAGACATCAAATTATTCTTCGTCATCGGTCTCGTACTCGGTACGATGAATACGTTACTGACGCTGTTCTTTGCCTCTCTGATCGGCTCCGTCGTCGGCATTTACGTTCTGAAGAAAACAGGTAAAGGCAGGAAGACGCCTGTTCCATTCGGACCTTCCATTGCAGTTGCTGCTGTCATTTCATATTTTTTCGGAGCGGACTTTGTCGAATGGTATCAGCAATTATTCATTTAA
- a CDS encoding nucleoside triphosphate pyrophosphatase produces the protein MEFMADTPIILASGSPRRQELLRNLGIPFEIMPSDVEEVVELVDNDFADYAQKLAVKKAAAVSQMRSDAVIIAADTIVVFEGEVYPKPSSKGQAESFLRRFSGKTHSVFTGVSILGNGLSTVFAEETKVTFKELDDQLIRAYVDSGDPMDKAGGYGIQTAGALLVEKIDGDYLNVVGLPLSKLVETLRKEGIILLKEAE, from the coding sequence ATGGAATTCATGGCAGATACACCGATTATTTTGGCATCCGGCTCTCCTAGAAGGCAGGAGCTGCTCAGAAATCTTGGCATTCCTTTCGAAATAATGCCAAGCGACGTCGAAGAAGTTGTGGAGTTGGTGGATAATGATTTTGCGGATTATGCCCAGAAGCTTGCGGTAAAAAAGGCGGCTGCTGTTTCTCAAATGCGGTCAGATGCTGTCATCATCGCGGCTGACACGATTGTCGTCTTCGAAGGGGAAGTGTACCCGAAGCCATCATCGAAGGGACAGGCTGAAAGCTTCCTGAGAAGGTTTTCCGGCAAGACCCATTCAGTTTTCACAGGTGTCAGCATTCTCGGAAACGGATTGTCGACCGTCTTTGCCGAGGAGACGAAAGTGACGTTCAAGGAGCTGGACGATCAGCTGATTCGGGCATATGTCGACTCGGGGGATCCGATGGACAAAGCGGGTGGTTATGGCATCCAGACCGCAGGGGCCTTGCTCGTCGAAAAGATTGATGGTGACTATTTGAACGTAGTCGGATTGCCCCTATCGAAACTGGTGGAAACATTGCGCAAAGAAGGCATCATCCTGTTGAAGGAGGCTGAATGA
- the radC gene encoding DNA repair protein RadC: MIRDVHIADRPRERLIRQGAGSLSNQELIAILLRTGTKEESVLMLANRILKSFDKIQDFKDATVEEMTAVKGVGQAKAVQILAAVELGKRIYRKHSEGRYVIKSPEDAAAYLMTDMSSLVQEHFVVLFLNVKNEVLHKQTIFIGSLNSSIVHPREIFREAVKRSAASIIAAHNHPSGNPSPSPEDIEVTKRLVEAGSIIGIELLDHLIIGDHRFISLKEKGYMS; encoded by the coding sequence ATGATCCGGGATGTACATATCGCGGATAGACCCCGCGAAAGGCTGATCCGTCAAGGAGCTGGAAGTCTATCAAACCAGGAGCTTATCGCCATCTTACTTCGGACAGGCACGAAAGAAGAGTCTGTTCTCATGCTTGCCAACAGGATTTTGAAATCATTCGATAAGATCCAAGACTTTAAGGATGCAACAGTGGAAGAGATGACAGCAGTGAAAGGGGTTGGACAAGCGAAAGCCGTCCAAATTCTTGCCGCTGTGGAGTTGGGAAAGAGGATTTATCGCAAGCATTCGGAAGGCCGTTATGTCATCAAATCGCCGGAAGACGCGGCTGCCTATTTGATGACGGATATGTCTTCCCTCGTTCAGGAGCATTTTGTCGTCCTGTTCCTCAATGTGAAAAATGAAGTGCTGCACAAACAGACGATTTTCATCGGCAGCTTGAATTCATCCATCGTCCATCCGCGTGAAATATTCCGGGAAGCGGTGAAACGCTCCGCTGCTTCCATCATTGCGGCACATAACCACCCTTCCGGTAATCCGTCGCCTTCACCGGAGGATATCGAGGTGACAAAAAGGCTCGTCGAAGCGGGCTCCATTATCGGGATCGAACTGCTGGATCATCTAATAATAGGCGATCATCGATTCATAAGTCTTAAGGAAAAAGGATATATGAGCTAG